A single region of the Alosa alosa isolate M-15738 ecotype Scorff River chromosome 6, AALO_Geno_1.1, whole genome shotgun sequence genome encodes:
- the dnaja3a gene encoding dnaJ heat shock protein family (Hsp40) member A3a: MMASTAARCTSRWISFSVSTGHRRPVSVLSCRSIEASRAVSNVGGRQLWTRCPIIAEGTTKGLTLTGLPGVRPHNAICSSSFHTSCWAQGKQDFYQILGVPRTATQKEIKKAYYQMAKKYHPDTNKEDPQAKEKFAQLAEAYEILSDEGRRKQYDTYGSAGFDPGQAGGGQQQYWSGGGSSVDPEELFRKIFGEFSGARGFGDIFGDNTIFNRPQEYVMELTFTQAAKGVNKEITVAIDGTCQRCDGKGHEPGSQVQHCHSCNGTGMETVNTGPFVMRSTCRRCGGRGSVISSPCRSCQGTGQTKQKRTVMVPVPAGIEDGQTVRMPVGQKEIFITFKVQKSPVFRRDGADIHSDVLVSVAQAILGGTVRAQGLYETLNLTIPAGIQTDQRILLSGKGISRVSGYGYGDHYVHIKIKIPKMLTDRQRALLTSYAEDETDVEGTVNGVTNTTAGKRWTGN; encoded by the exons ATGATGGCGTCCACGGCGGCCCGATGCACCTCACGTTGGATATCGTTTTCAGTGTCGACGGGCCACCGGCGGCCTGTGTCTGTCCTCAGTTGCCGTTCTATTGAAGCTAGTCGGGCTGTGTCAAATGTAGGAGGACGGCAACTATGGACAAGATGCCCCATCATAGCTGAGGGGACCACTAAAGGGTTGACATTGACGGGGTTGCCAG GAGTGAGGCCCCATAATGCCATTTGCTCATCGTCCTTCCACACAAGCTGTTGGGCTCAAGGGAAACAGGACTTCTACCAGATCCTTGGGGTTCCTCGCACCGCGACCCAGAAAGAAATTAAAAAGGCCTACTACCAG ATGGCCAAGAAGTACCATCCTGACACCAATAAAGAAGACCCTCAAGCTAAGGAGAAGTTTGCACAACTTGCTGAAGCTTATGAG atcttGAGTGATGAGGGCAGGAGGAAACAGTATGACACATACGGATCAGCTGGATTTGACCCAGGACAAGCAGGAGGCGGCCAGCAGCAGTACTGGAGTGGAGGGGGTAGCAGCGTGGACCCTGAGGAGCTTTTCAGAAAGATCTTTGGAGAATTCTCTGGAGCACGGGGATTTGGAGACATCTTTGGAGACAACACCATTTTTAATCGTCCACAGGAG TATGTGATGGAGCTGACATTCACCCAAGCTGCCAAAGGTGTGAACAAGGAAATTACTGTGGCCATTGATGGCACCTGCCAGCGCTGTGATGGCAAAGGGCATGAACCTGGCAGTCAAGTTCAGCACTGCCACAGCTGCAATGGCACTGGCATG GAAACGGTGAACACAGGGCCATTTGTGATGCGTTCTACGTGCCGGCGATGTGGTGGACGGGGATCTGTCATTTCTTCACCGTGTAGGTCTTGCCAAGGGACAGGGCAGACCAAACAGAAACGCACAGTTATGGTGCCTGTGCCAGCAG GCATTGAGGATGGGCAGACAGTTCGGATGCCAGTTGGGCAGAAGGAAATATTTATCACATTCAAG GTCCAGAAGAGTCCGGTTTTCAGGCGGGATGGGGCTGACATCCACTCTGATGTGCTGGTGTCAGTGGCTCAGGCCATCCTTGGGGGCACAGTACGGGCACAGGGACTTTACGAGACCCTCAACCTAACG ATCCCAGCTGGTATTCAAACAGACCAGCGTATTCTTCTATCTGGGAAAGGCATTTCACGGGTCAGTGGCTATGGATATGGAGATCACTACGTTCACATCAAGATAAAGATTCCCAA GatgctgacagacagacaaagagctCTTCTTACAAGCTATGCAGAGGATGAGACCGATGTCGAGGGGACAGTCAATGGAGTCACCAACACCACAGCAG GAAAGAGATGGACAGGGAACTAG
- the hmox2b gene encoding heme oxygenase 2: MATEKVGNGTGVAYDKKEEDDVRPDDLSELLAAGTKDIHEKAENNQFVKDFLRGRIRKELFKLGAVALYFTYTALEEEIEKNKDHPQFAPLYFPTELHRHEALARDLEYFYGPDWQNVVSCSPAAQHYVDRIHEVGQSDPVLLVAHSYTRYMGDLSGGQVLKKVAQRALKLPATGEGLEFYHFEGIHSAKAFKQLYRSRMNELDLDAATKEKIVQEAVHAFHFNIEVFEEMEEIGKTLKDEVMDAGMPAHGAMDGDINKCPYYAAKMAASGGSAYACQMAMSVLRHPTGQVLLAAWVAALAGLAAWYLM, encoded by the exons ATGGCGACTGAGAAGGTGGGAAACGGAACTGGAGTAGCTTATGACAAGAAGGAGGAGGACGATGTCAG GCCAGATGACCTGTCTGAGCTGCTGGCTGCAGGCACCAAGGATATCCATGAGAAAGCAGAGAACAACCAGTTTGTCAAAGATTTCCTGAGAGGCCGGATTCGCAAAGAGCTCTTTAAG CTGGGGGCAGTTGCCTTGTATTTCACTTACACAGCCCTGGAAGAGGAGATCGAGAAGAACAAAGACCATCCCCAGTTTGCTCCACTTTACTTCCCCACAGAGCTGCACCGGCATGAAGCCTTGGCCAGGGATCTGGAGTACTTCTATGGTCCAGACTGGCAGAACGTGGTCAGCTGCTCCCCTGCCGCACAGCACTATGTGGACCGCATCCACGAGGTGGGCCAGTCAGACCCTGTTCTGCTGGTAGCCCACTCATATACCCGCTACATGGGTGACCTGTCAGGTGGGCAGGTGCTCAAGAAAGTGGCACAGCGGGCGCTGAAGTTGCCAGCCACAGGGGAAGGGCTGGAGTTCTACCACTTTGAAGGGATCCACAGTGCCAAGGCCTTCAAACAGCTGTATCGTAGCCGGATGAATGAGCTTGACCTAGATGCTGCTACCAAGGAGAAGATAGTGCAGGAGGCTGTTCATGCCTTCCACTTCAACATTGAG GTGTTTGAGGAGATGGAAGAAATTGGGAAAACTTTGAAGGATGAGGTGATGGACGCAGGCATGCCCGCTCACGGAGCTATGGATGGAGACATAAATAAATGCCCCTACTATGCTGCTAAAATGG CGGCCAGTGGTGGGTCAGCGTACGCCTGTCAGATGGCCATGTCCGTCCTCCGACATCCAACCGGCCAGGTCCTACTGGCGGCCTGGGTTGCTGCTTTGGCCGGATTGGCAGCCTGGTACCTCATGTGA